One region of Acidovorax sp. T1 genomic DNA includes:
- the argF gene encoding ornithine carbamoyltransferase — translation MKHYLQFNDLTADEYTYLFERAALIKKKFKAYEKHHPLVDRTLAMIFEKASTRTRVSFEAGMYQLGGSVVHLTTGDSQLGRAEPIEDSAKVISRMTDLVMIRTYEQAKIERFAANSRVPVINGLTNEYHPCQILADIFTFIEHRGSIQGKTVAWVGDGNNMANTWLQAAALLGFKVHVSTPRGYEIDEKLAAGAGGISASSYQFFSNPLEACKDADLVTTDVWTSMGYEAENEERKKAFADWCVDAEMMAAAQPDALFMHCLPAHRGEEVEADVIDGPQSVVWDEAENRMHVQKALMEYLLHGRVA, via the coding sequence ATGAAACATTACCTGCAGTTCAACGACCTCACCGCCGACGAGTACACCTACCTGTTCGAGCGCGCCGCGCTCATCAAGAAGAAGTTCAAGGCCTACGAAAAGCACCACCCGCTGGTGGACCGCACCCTGGCCATGATCTTCGAGAAGGCCAGCACGCGCACGCGCGTGAGTTTTGAGGCCGGCATGTACCAACTGGGCGGCAGCGTGGTGCACCTGACCACGGGCGACAGCCAGCTGGGCCGCGCCGAACCGATTGAAGACAGCGCCAAGGTTATCAGCCGCATGACCGACCTGGTGATGATCCGCACCTACGAGCAAGCCAAGATTGAGCGTTTTGCCGCCAACTCGCGCGTGCCCGTCATCAACGGCCTGACCAACGAATACCACCCCTGCCAGATCCTGGCGGACATCTTCACCTTCATCGAACACCGTGGCTCCATCCAGGGCAAGACCGTGGCCTGGGTGGGCGACGGCAACAACATGGCCAACACCTGGCTGCAGGCCGCTGCGCTGCTGGGCTTCAAGGTGCATGTGAGCACGCCTCGCGGCTACGAAATTGATGAGAAATTGGCCGCAGGCGCAGGCGGGATAAGCGCCAGCAGCTATCAATTCTTTAGCAACCCGCTGGAAGCCTGCAAGGACGCGGACCTGGTCACCACCGACGTGTGGACCAGCATGGGCTACGAGGCCGAGAACGAAGAACGCAAGAAGGCGTTTGCCGACTGGTGCGTGGACGCCGAAATGATGGCCGCCGCCCAACCCGATGCCCTGTTCATGCACTGCCTGCCTGCGCACCGCGGCGAAGAGGTGGAGGCGGATGTGATTGACGGCCCCCAGTCCGTCGTCTGGGACGAGGCCGAAAACAGGATGCACGTGCAAAAGGCCCTCATGGAGTACCTTTTGCACGGCCGGGTTGCATGA
- the rpsT gene encoding 30S ribosomal protein S20 codes for MASAKPKKKNPRLASGRKRVRQDIKINAANTSLRSKYRTAVKNVEKAVLAGDKTKASELFAKMQAVVDTVADKGIFHKNKAARDKSRLSAKVKALALAA; via the coding sequence ATGGCATCCGCTAAACCCAAGAAAAAGAACCCGCGCCTGGCGTCGGGCCGCAAGCGCGTCCGTCAGGACATCAAGATCAACGCCGCGAACACTTCGCTGCGCTCCAAATACCGCACAGCTGTCAAGAACGTCGAAAAGGCTGTTCTGGCTGGCGACAAGACCAAGGCGAGCGAACTGTTCGCCAAGATGCAGGCCGTGGTCGACACCGTGGCCGACAAGGGCATCTTCCACAAGAACAAGGCTGCTCGCGACAAGAGCCGTCTGTCTGCCAAGGTGAAAGCCCTGGCCCTGGCTGCCTGA
- a CDS encoding DUF3579 domain-containing protein yields the protein MVSPTSKEVFIQGITHAGKTFRPSDWAERLAGVMSGFRPGGAKPGSHLSYSPWCIPTTLNGVKCVVVNSDLRDHEPMAWDFVINFARDNDLQVAEACLLPDPPLPTP from the coding sequence ATGGTTTCCCCCACCTCCAAAGAAGTCTTCATTCAGGGCATCACCCACGCAGGGAAAACCTTTCGTCCCAGCGACTGGGCCGAGCGGCTGGCCGGTGTGATGAGCGGCTTTCGCCCTGGCGGAGCGAAGCCCGGCAGCCATCTGAGCTACTCGCCCTGGTGCATTCCGACCACGCTCAATGGAGTGAAATGCGTGGTCGTCAACAGCGATTTGCGCGACCATGAGCCCATGGCCTGGGACTTCGTCATCAACTTTGCGCGTGACAACGACTTGCAGGTCGCTGAAGCCTGCCTGCTGCCCGACCCGCCCCTGCCCACGCCTTGA
- the murJ gene encoding murein biosynthesis integral membrane protein MurJ, with the protein MSLFKAASTVSLLTLASRVTGLGRDLLMASMFGANALTDAFNVAFRIPNLFRRLFAEGAFSQAFVPVLAASKAQHGEAATRVLIASVATVLAWVLLLTCILGVLGAPLLVWLLASGLRQSPASFDAAVLMTRWMFPYIGFMSMVALSAGVLNTWKRFAVPAATPVLLNLCMIAAAWLGAPQLAARGIEPIYAMAGGVMLGGVLQLAVQVPVLYRLGLLPRIGVTWGAVRAAWAEPGVRRILTLMAPALLGVGVAQISLMINTQIASYLAPGSVTWLFYADRLMEFPTALLGVALGVVLTPQLAAAKAAGDALRYSAMLDWGLRIVVLLAVPCAVALLTFATPLVATLFHHGALLDSDVGQIAIALAGYGAGLLGLVAIKVLAPGYYASQDIRTPVKIAIAVLVITQLLNVALVPFMAHAGLALSIGLGALVNALWLLAGLLRRGSYRPQPGWARFALQVVAASALLAVLLLWAAQYFPWVQMRSHSGQRALLLALVLCASVALYFGALWAAGLKLRQMLRR; encoded by the coding sequence GTGTCCCTGTTCAAAGCTGCCTCCACCGTCTCCCTGCTGACCCTGGCCTCCCGCGTGACGGGCCTGGGGCGCGACCTCCTGATGGCCTCGATGTTTGGTGCCAACGCGCTGACCGATGCTTTCAACGTTGCCTTCCGCATTCCCAACCTGTTCCGGCGCCTTTTTGCCGAGGGCGCGTTCAGCCAGGCATTCGTGCCGGTGCTGGCGGCCTCCAAGGCCCAGCATGGCGAGGCGGCCACGCGCGTGCTGATTGCCAGCGTGGCGACAGTGCTGGCCTGGGTGCTGCTGCTCACTTGCATTCTGGGGGTGCTGGGCGCGCCGCTTCTGGTGTGGTTGCTGGCCAGCGGCCTGCGCCAGAGCCCGGCCAGCTTCGACGCCGCCGTGCTGATGACGCGCTGGATGTTCCCCTACATCGGCTTCATGTCGATGGTGGCGCTGTCGGCGGGCGTGCTCAACACCTGGAAGCGCTTTGCCGTGCCGGCTGCCACGCCGGTGCTGTTGAACCTGTGCATGATCGCCGCGGCCTGGCTGGGCGCCCCGCAACTGGCGGCCCGTGGCATCGAGCCCATCTATGCCATGGCCGGGGGCGTGATGCTGGGCGGCGTGCTGCAGCTGGCGGTGCAGGTGCCCGTGCTGTACCGCCTCGGTTTGTTGCCACGCATCGGCGTGACCTGGGGTGCTGTGCGCGCCGCCTGGGCAGAGCCCGGCGTGCGCCGCATCCTTACGCTGATGGCGCCTGCGCTGCTGGGCGTGGGCGTGGCGCAGATATCGCTCATGATCAACACCCAGATCGCTTCCTACCTGGCGCCGGGCAGCGTCACCTGGCTGTTTTACGCCGACCGGCTGATGGAGTTTCCCACCGCCTTGCTGGGCGTGGCGCTGGGCGTGGTGCTCACACCCCAGCTGGCTGCTGCCAAGGCCGCGGGCGATGCGCTGCGCTACTCGGCCATGCTCGACTGGGGCCTGCGCATCGTGGTGCTGCTGGCCGTGCCTTGCGCCGTGGCGCTGCTGACCTTTGCCACGCCCCTGGTGGCCACGCTGTTCCACCACGGCGCCTTGCTCGACAGCGATGTGGGCCAGATCGCCATCGCCCTGGCCGGTTACGGGGCCGGCCTGCTGGGGCTGGTGGCCATCAAGGTGCTGGCGCCGGGCTATTACGCCAGCCAGGACATCCGCACGCCGGTGAAGATCGCCATTGCGGTGCTGGTCATCACCCAGTTGCTCAACGTGGCCCTGGTGCCGTTCATGGCCCATGCGGGGCTGGCACTGTCGATCGGACTGGGCGCGCTGGTCAATGCGCTGTGGTTGCTGGCGGGGCTGCTGCGCCGCGGCAGTTACCGGCCGCAGCCCGGATGGGCGCGCTTTGCCCTGCAGGTGGTGGCTGCCAGCGCCCTGCTGGCGGTGTTGCTGCTGTGGGCGGCGCAGTATTTCCCCTGGGTGCAGATGCGCTCGCACAGCGGCCAGCGAGCGCTCTTGCTGGCCCTGGTGCTGTGTGCTTCGGTGGCGCTGTATTTTGGTGCGCTGTGGGCTGCCGGGTTGAAGCTGCGCCAGATGCTGCGCCGTTGA
- a CDS encoding aspartate aminotransferase family protein, with the protein MTAFIEAASPHVMNTYGRVPIALSHGQGCRVWDVNGKEYLDALGGIAVNTLGHNHAKLVPALQDQIGKIMHSSNYYHVPGQEQLATRLVERSGMTNVFFCNSGLEANEAALKIARKYGVDKGIAKPEIVVYEKAFHGRSIATMSATGNPKIHNGFGPLVEGFIRVPLNDIDAIQKATKGNPNVVAVFFETIQGEGGINPMRVEYLQQLRKLCDERGWLMMIDEVQCGMGRTGKWFAHQWAGIVPDVMPLAKGLGSGVPIGAVVAGPKAAAVLQPGNHGTTFGGNPLAMRAGNETIRIMEEDGLLHNAAVVGAYLKTALQHALGSLPGVKEVRGQGLMLGVELDKPCGALVGRAAEAGLLISVTADSVIRIVPPLILTTAEADEIVAKLAPLVKTLLAE; encoded by the coding sequence ATGACCGCTTTCATTGAGGCCGCCTCGCCCCACGTGATGAACACCTATGGCCGCGTGCCGATTGCGCTGTCGCACGGGCAAGGCTGCCGCGTGTGGGACGTGAACGGCAAGGAGTACCTGGATGCCCTGGGCGGCATTGCGGTGAACACGCTGGGCCACAACCACGCCAAGCTGGTGCCCGCCTTGCAGGACCAGATCGGCAAGATCATGCATTCGTCCAACTACTACCATGTGCCGGGCCAGGAGCAGTTGGCCACCCGGCTGGTGGAGCGCTCGGGCATGACCAATGTGTTCTTCTGCAACTCGGGCCTGGAGGCCAACGAGGCGGCGCTCAAGATCGCGCGCAAATACGGCGTGGACAAGGGCATCGCCAAGCCCGAGATCGTGGTGTACGAAAAAGCCTTTCACGGCCGCTCGATCGCCACCATGTCGGCCACGGGCAACCCCAAGATCCACAACGGCTTTGGCCCGCTGGTGGAAGGCTTCATCCGCGTGCCGCTCAACGACATCGACGCCATCCAGAAGGCCACCAAAGGCAACCCCAACGTGGTGGCCGTGTTCTTCGAGACCATCCAGGGCGAAGGCGGCATCAACCCCATGCGCGTGGAATACCTGCAGCAGCTGCGCAAGCTGTGCGACGAGCGCGGCTGGCTCATGATGATCGACGAAGTGCAGTGCGGCATGGGCCGCACCGGCAAATGGTTTGCCCACCAGTGGGCCGGCATCGTGCCCGATGTGATGCCCCTGGCCAAGGGCCTGGGCTCGGGCGTGCCGATTGGCGCCGTGGTGGCAGGCCCCAAAGCGGCCGCCGTGCTGCAGCCGGGCAACCATGGCACCACCTTTGGCGGCAACCCTCTGGCCATGCGCGCGGGCAACGAAACCATCCGCATCATGGAAGAAGACGGCCTGCTGCACAACGCCGCCGTCGTGGGCGCTTACCTCAAGACCGCACTGCAACACGCGCTGGGCAGCCTGCCCGGCGTGAAAGAAGTGCGCGGCCAGGGCCTGATGCTGGGGGTGGAGCTGGACAAGCCCTGCGGCGCGCTGGTGGGCCGCGCGGCCGAGGCCGGCTTGCTGATCAGCGTGACGGCCGACAGCGTGATCCGCATCGTGCCGCCGCTGATTCTCACCACCGCCGAGGCCGACGAAATCGTCGCCAAACTCGCCCCGCTGGTCAAAACCCTGCTGGCGGAATAA